In Lotus japonicus ecotype B-129 chromosome 5, LjGifu_v1.2, one genomic interval encodes:
- the LOC130719080 gene encoding transcription factor bHLH18-like has product MRNSSSARSPHQAQDHIVAERKRREKISQQFIALSALIPGLKKIDKASVLGDTIQHIKQLQEQVKLLEEQSKRINAESVVYVDKSKSEDVSDTSSNNVSLPEIEARVLENKVLIRIHCEKQEGVLMNILREIDNLDLTVINSSTLHFGASKLDITIIAEMDDEFKLSVKELARKLRVGLLQLM; this is encoded by the exons ATGAGAAACTCCTCCTCAGCCAGATCTCCTCACCAAGCTCAAGATCACATAGTTGCtgagagaaagaggagagaAAAGATTAGCCAGCAGTTCATAGCTCTTTCAGCTCTTATTCCAGGCCTAAAAAAG ATAGATAAGGCCTCTGTTCTGGGGGACACTATACAACACATTAAACAGCTCCAAGAGCAGGTGAAGCTACTGGAAGAGCAAAGCAAAAGGATAAACGCAGAATCAGTGGTATATGTTGATAAATCTAAGTCCGAAGATGTCTCAGACACATCCTCAAATAATGTCTCACTGCCTGAAATTGAGGCAAGGGTGTTAGAGAACAAAGTTTTGATCCGAATCCACTGTGAGAAACAGGAGGGGGTGCTGATGAATATACTCAGAGAGATAGATAACCTTGATCTAACAGTGATCAATAGCAGTACCTTGCATTTCGGGGCCTCCAAACTGGACATAACCATCATAGCCGAG ATGGATGATGAGTTCAAGCTGAGCGTGAAGGAACTGGCTAGAAAGCTTCGAGTGGGGCTCTTGCAATTAATGTAG
- the LOC130718345 gene encoding protein NIM1-INTERACTING 1, protein MDMENNKRSEIIRNNDDDDEMKMEKFYSLLRSFRDARDRRRRELQDLENNQLSNKKIKVETAAASFEWQDFTTEIHFRKPPSIFPNPVPRDTNKVKDNNKGKKKEQLHKDLDLNLAL, encoded by the coding sequence ATGGACATGGAAAATAACAAGAGATCAGAGATTATAAGGAACAATGATGATGACGATgagatgaagatggagaagTTTTACTCCTTGTTAAGAAGCTTTCGTGATGCACGGGATCGTCGCAGAAGGGAATTGCAAGATCTTGAGAACAACCAGCTCAGCAACAAAAAGATCAAGGTAGAAACTGCTGCTGCTTCTTTTGAATGGCAGGATTTCACTACCGAGATTCACTTCAGAAAGCCACCTTCAATTTTCCCCAATCCAGTTCCAAGGGACACAAACAAAGTCAAAGACAACAACAAAGGTAAGAAGAAGGAACAACTTCACAAAGATCTCGACCTCAATCTGGCTCTGTAG